A stretch of DNA from Merismopedia glauca CCAP 1448/3:
TTTGAGTACTCCTCCCCAATCTTTGAGCGGTGGTCAACAACGGCGTTTGGCTTTAGCGGTACAATTGATCCGCCAACCACATCTATTGCTCTTGGATGAACCTACAGCCGGACTAGATTGGTCCATGCGTCGTCAGTTAGTCAGTTTACTGGGAAGGTTAAAAACTCACTGGACGCTGTTAGTAGTATCTCACGATCCCACTGAACTAGTTGGGATTGCAGATATTTGTTGGAAAATGAAACATGGTGAATTAGAACCATTCGAGCCAGCGATCGCTCAGATAAGTGAAACAGATTCTTGATGGAAAAAACTATTGAGTTAGAAAATAATGCCGAATTATGGCAAAAAACCTTGATTTGGCAACCAAATAGCCTTCAAAACCAGCAATTTGAAGGTTTATATCAGTTAATTTTGGCAGCTAATCAGCAAATGAATTTGACTAGAATTACTGCTCCTGATGAGTTTTGGGAAAAGCATTTATGGGATTCGTTGCGGGGAGTTGTTCACTGGTTGTCAGATCCATTATCAACATCCTTACGAGCGATAGATATTGGTACGGGTGCAGGATTACCAGGAATTGCCGTCGCGATCGCTCTTCCTAACTGGCAGGTGACCTTACTCGATTCTACCCGCAAGAAAATCAACTTTTTGCAAAGTGCGATCGCTCAACTAGATCTAGAAAATGTCGTCACTTTAACTGCTAGAGCCGAAGAAATCGGACAGCAGCAACCCCACCGAGAAGCTTACGATCTGGCTTTATTAAGGGCTGTAGGCTCTCCTACCGTTTGTGCCGAATATGCCTTACCTTTACTCAAAATCGGCGGCTTAGCGGTTCTTTACCGTGGGGTGTGGAGCGATGCAGAGACAGAAACCTTAAACTCTGCTACCTCTTGTTTGGGTGGAGTTATTGCATCAGTGGAAAGTTTTACGACTCCCATGAGTGATAGTCACCGTACTTGCATTCAGTTGCGAAAAGTCAAGCATACACCAACTGAGTTTCCGCGTTCAGTTGGTATTCCCAGCCAAAAACCGCTCTAGCAAACTGTCACCCACCTGCACCTGGTTCTTAGCTGTAACGACAGCATACTGAACGTTGGCGTAGCCTGGACTTGCGCTTACCACAAGCTCAGTCACAGCTATGTCTCTAGTGAAATTATTGAAATTATTACCTAGTCCTCTTGAGAGGACTTTGGCTATGAGACAGGGGTTTTCAACCCCTGGCAGATTTTGCTACTGGTGCAAGTCTGAGATTAAGCGACTAAGTTGGCGATTTTTGTGGCTACTTGGGGGAGTTTGACTGCGGGTAAGTCTACTGGGTTAGGAAGAGAAGCTGTTTCTAATACATCTATGGCAATATTCACAGATACCAGATAAGAACCAGGCTGTTCACCAACAGTTGCTGCGACTAATTTAGCCAAATCTGGTTGTTCCGCCGTGATGGGATGGCGCAAGCTACAGCGTTCCCAATCATGCTTGGCGTGAGGATTAATTTGGAGGATGTAATGCTTGTTCATGGGGAAAAACCTGTTGGTTGAATCGCGCTTACCTTTTTATTATAGTACATCTGTACTGAAAAATCCACAAAAAAAATCACCCTAGGGGAGCAAGGAAGCGAACGAGAGTACACGTCATGGCAATCTCTTTCTCCTCAGCCCCTCAGCCTTCTTCCTTCTTCCCTCTTCCCTATTCCTTAATTTTTAAAACCCATTGTTAAAGCGAGTAGGTGGTGTACTGTAAGGAGTATTGACAGGAACCCTATTAGTCGCATTATTGACGATACTAGTATCGTTGGAGAATTGGCTGGTATTACTTCTCAAGCTGGGATTAATTCGACTATTGGAGAAACTAGAAGTTGCACTACTATTATTCAATCCAGAGTTGAAGTTAGTTGTAGCAGGTCTAGAACTAGAAGTGTTGTTATTAAAATAGTTAGGAGTAACGGGGTTAGAGGTGGAATTATAGCTACGAGTGTTGTTGAAGCTAGAGTTACCCACTCCACTATTAGAATTGCTCGTAGCTGAGAAGTAGTTAGGAGGGTTGTTCAAGGTAGAATTACCCCCTGCATTATTGAAATTGCTGGTTGCTGATGAGTAGGTAGGACTATTGTTTAAGGTAGAATTACTCCCTCCATAGCTGGAACTAGAATTAATGGGAGTTGAAGAATAGCCATAGTTCGAGTTGCTAGTAGCGCTAGGGTTTACAGGATTTGGATTAGCACTGTAATTAGTTCCACCTGAATAATTACCATAAGCTGTCAATCCTGAGCTAGAAGAGCTATTAGAAACACTCCCTCCACGGTTAATATAAGCTCTGTTGTATCCAGGCTGAGTATAGAAGTTGTTTTGGGCATTTACGGCAATATTGTTGGATGGCTGATTACCACTGATAGCTGAGGGTACTCCAGCATTTGTCGAAGAACTAGAAGACGAGATAGGATTACTGGTTGGTAAATTTCCTCCAGGAGCAGTATTACCAGGAGAAGTTGAGTTTAAAGTTGGTAGTTGGCTACTGCTACCACCCAAATTACTAGGAGTTCCTAATGCAGGAGTCAGGCTAGATTTAGATGTTCCGTAGCTGTTACCCAAGCTCGGTAAAGAGGAACCAGTAGAAGATTTTAATGGGCCATAACCACTACCCAAACCAGATAAATTACTGGAATTTGGTAAGCTAGGGCCAAGATTGGAGCCAGGTTGACTCTGACCGATACCTGTATTTGGTAAAGTAGCACTAGAGCCATATCCAGGTAGAGAAGGAATACCGCCTGTATTTGGCAAACCAGAACCTACTCCTGAATTTGAGTTAGGTAAACCAGTACCTGTACTGGGTAAATTAGCACCAGAACTATATCCAGGTAGAGAAGGAATACCACCTGTATTTGGGATACCAGTACCTGTATTGGGTAAGTTACCAATAGTTCCAGAATTGGGGAGAGCAGGAATACCATTAGAAGATGAAGGGGGAATAGTTCCTAACCCAGCCATCTCACTTGGCGATTTGGGGCCAATAGGGACAGCATAGAAAGGTAAAGAAGTTGTGGTTTGTCCGTTAGTTCTACTAGAAGAACTTACGCGACTACTGCGATCGCCTGGTTCATCGCAAGATACGATAGTTACTGCTAAGGATAAGGCTCCTAGCCAATAAAGTAAATTACCTTTCATGTTCCCATTTACCTCTTAATTATGTTTGCTGCTTTCAGTTTCGATCTTCCCAACTTGTAAGCTTTTAAGCGCTCAATCCAAATTCCTAACCGTCAAAATCTAGAGTCAGATAGGGTTTAATGACACAACCCGAATCAATATTTTTTTCACTTCTGGTTCCAGGGTATATCGCGTCTCTACTGTTACACCGTATGAATCTGAAGAGGGCGGGTTTTGTTTAATATCGATCTGTAAAATTAAAATCGACCTGCTAAACCCGCACGGTTGCTATTGGCGTAGCCTGCCGTAGGCATAAGTCTGCCGTGCAACGCCAGACTCGCAACCTCCCCTACAAAGCCGCCCCTACAAACTTGCCGCTACAATCTGTTGATGTTCGCCGGAACTTAGTACTCAGATTCCAGCCTAACTCACTTAACGAACTTCTGTCGAATTTTGGCAGTAAACATCTCAAATTCTGGAATATTGAGCCAGCTAGTCAGGACAAAAAATACCGCTAAACCAGCACCAGCAGCTAACCCTAACTGACATAACTGAGAAAATAAAGTTTTCGTTGGCAGAAATTGCTGATAGATTTGCGTTACTACCCAAGATATACCTCCAGCCTCTACACTGCTAGCTACTA
This window harbors:
- the rsmG gene encoding 16S rRNA (guanine(527)-N(7))-methyltransferase RsmG — protein: MEKTIELENNAELWQKTLIWQPNSLQNQQFEGLYQLILAANQQMNLTRITAPDEFWEKHLWDSLRGVVHWLSDPLSTSLRAIDIGTGAGLPGIAVAIALPNWQVTLLDSTRKKINFLQSAIAQLDLENVVTLTARAEEIGQQQPHREAYDLALLRAVGSPTVCAEYALPLLKIGGLAVLYRGVWSDAETETLNSATSCLGGVIASVESFTTPMSDSHRTCIQLRKVKHTPTEFPRSVGIPSQKPL